A single Sutterella megalosphaeroides DNA region contains:
- the leuA gene encoding 2-isopropylmalate synthase, translated as MIDDISAERVVIFDTTLRDGEQALAQSLSMQQKLQIALALEDLGVDVIEAGFPISSAGDFESVQTIARALRRAVPCGLARAVPGDVTRAAEALKAAERFRIHTFIATSTLHVEKKLRRSFDDVLAMGVAAVKEARKWTDDVEFSCEDAGRTPIDNLCRMVEAAIDAGATTVNIPDTVGYTFPTEFGGIIRTLMNRVPNIDRAVVSVHCHNDLGMATANSLTALQEGARQIECCMNGLGERAGNCALEEVVTAIRLRQAWLKGLKTGIVHERIARTSMLVSKICHEPVPSHKPIVGSNAFAHSSGIHQDGVLKNRETYEILTPESVGVHGNVLHMTARSGRHMIKACLEKLGYTESDYNMNDLYARFLKLADKKGQVYDYDLEALLFFTKVEEETPTYQLDRMNVMCGNGETLPTASVRLRVGKRTRTESSIGNGPVDAIYNCITRLTGIRCRLVSYSINANGEGMDALGQVDVTVEHEGRIFHGMGLSTDVLEASARAFVHAMNVIEQAREVEKKRKGTSTNAPAAELESHERRGV; from the coding sequence ATGATCGACGATATATCCGCCGAGCGCGTGGTGATTTTTGATACGACGTTGCGTGACGGCGAACAGGCGCTTGCTCAAAGCCTTTCCATGCAACAGAAGCTTCAGATCGCCCTGGCGCTCGAGGACCTCGGCGTCGACGTCATCGAGGCGGGTTTCCCGATTTCCTCCGCGGGCGACTTCGAGAGCGTGCAGACGATTGCGCGCGCTCTGCGTCGCGCCGTTCCCTGCGGGCTCGCGCGCGCCGTCCCGGGCGACGTGACCCGCGCGGCCGAAGCGCTGAAAGCGGCCGAACGCTTCCGCATTCACACGTTCATTGCGACGTCGACCCTGCACGTTGAAAAGAAACTGCGTCGGTCCTTCGACGATGTCCTCGCCATGGGGGTTGCCGCCGTGAAGGAAGCGCGCAAGTGGACGGACGACGTCGAATTCTCCTGCGAAGACGCGGGCCGCACGCCGATCGACAACCTCTGCCGCATGGTCGAGGCGGCGATCGACGCCGGGGCGACGACCGTCAATATTCCCGACACGGTCGGCTACACCTTCCCGACGGAATTCGGCGGCATCATCCGTACGCTCATGAACCGCGTCCCGAACATCGACCGCGCGGTCGTCTCCGTGCACTGCCACAACGACCTCGGGATGGCGACGGCCAACTCGCTCACGGCCCTTCAGGAAGGGGCCCGTCAGATCGAGTGCTGCATGAACGGCCTCGGCGAGCGTGCGGGGAATTGCGCCCTCGAAGAAGTCGTGACCGCCATTCGCCTGCGTCAGGCGTGGTTGAAGGGCCTCAAAACCGGGATCGTTCACGAACGCATCGCCCGCACGTCGATGCTCGTCTCGAAGATCTGTCACGAGCCCGTTCCCTCGCACAAGCCCATCGTCGGCTCGAACGCCTTCGCGCACAGCTCGGGCATCCACCAGGACGGCGTTCTCAAGAACCGCGAGACCTACGAAATCCTCACGCCCGAGAGCGTGGGCGTGCACGGCAACGTCCTTCACATGACGGCCCGTTCGGGTCGCCACATGATCAAGGCGTGCCTCGAGAAGCTCGGCTACACCGAGAGCGACTACAACATGAACGACCTCTACGCGCGCTTCTTGAAGCTCGCCGACAAGAAGGGCCAGGTCTACGACTACGACCTCGAAGCGCTCCTCTTCTTTACGAAGGTCGAAGAAGAAACGCCCACCTATCAGCTCGACCGCATGAACGTCATGTGCGGAAACGGCGAAACCCTCCCGACGGCAAGCGTCCGCTTGCGCGTGGGGAAGCGCACCCGCACCGAGTCGAGCATCGGGAACGGTCCGGTCGACGCGATCTACAACTGCATCACGCGCTTGACGGGCATTCGTTGCCGGCTCGTTTCCTACTCGATCAACGCCAACGGCGAAGGGATGGACGCGCTCGGTCAGGTGGACGTGACGGTCGAACACGAAGGCCGCATCTTCCACGGCATGGGCCTTTCGACCGACGTCCTCGAAGCCTCCGCCCGCGCGTTCGTTCACGCGATGAACGTGATCGAACAGGCGCGCGAAGTCGAGAAGAAGCGTAAGGGGACGAGCACGAACGCCCCCGCGGCCGAGCTCGAAAGCCACGAACGCCGCGGCGTCTGA
- a CDS encoding autotransporter outer membrane beta-barrel domain-containing protein codes for MASGSAFAQDYIEQYPVDSNWQLTVEASTNPGSAWGNFTLSSASQPQDNTDAVIDLTFTDDLYAKVNAMNETMGKWGSLNEGKNEDYWSTVSGLHFYGTDSATYATLDLDLTAKTTDASEGSYDLVGLYLAGVGDLTVGAAEGEPEGTTNITVTGNYDVPVSTHNPVATVIGLMAEADGPIQNEQEIVTFNTRTTNIKASATGKNLIPVGLYMRNGSHEPVIEFNGNETTIAAASTAGNAIGVFVQQDDLTDDPNPVSGILGLKSTTTTITAEASKAIGLWALGDNTVNVGGDLKVTVQGDNYALWFGSDAEARSESSGLADAFRDIMNTWSWSRPQLGKTTFRVLEGASATLNGRVHFDKSAAILLGGDMTVNGKFTLLGTIDGVEGADSKTVLGNLTLTQGGTIGAATGAGSLDLTANLAKLAVSGDLTAQNATINADEFTLENGTLDNLSAEINGTKATLGDGAKLVNKGGFHYDTIVLGAGSTYLEEEDEFFDAEGNLGIELAADEGTLEFAGGKLGAIGAESKALTQIRFADEAPNQSSNSDLTLVRFSANSSYALDDVTFAQTKEDRLSGLEVTDGAKLAVKSFTAGNGKAFVKQGGALSIDKLTSTGNFAMTVRDTGLLTIDEFVGSEGSHFTLAEGAANIGTLDLTKGVLEVGSKGKLSTTTGEVFTIALNADGTNIAEANALKYSTDSLVFAEGGKLALTDAKFNKGYADTATDVFTTAYKGGAITFTGTLVDASGNVEESVDIGDVNDGQIFEKTDVTAKADETGKVEVDKSFGGRTLQLGKGVASVDVTNGNTLTLVGSAEGGELVAYEGDKAPALNVAGGLALGSETADVKGSISAAIDLSGKDGLTVKNGSFTLADVTVSGETKLDAGKAGKLDVTSLKLANNVDVLGNVNVGTLTVSQAADLSVESGNLTVAKGSLKNVAVTVGAQAAAAYAAADETPAASSTDATTFAFGGKTVDGSISANANGVVAIGTTDLTAFHAVFSEEFGTWSAGTAAAFVAGPVTVEKTGSLLVGAAAGTNAQVAFGKDSVLVADITGMTAEDTLITADSFDVAKESVAYLVGSVKDGVATYKLTSDTNPDAKYWNSKETLKSGSAMLEVAFDDKGNWTVANVNAPEAYGNLMQGHALADAGYRSQGAERDYAQALLTDTTGLSNAAVAARFDAAMNPGGSLAVFTTAYDRASDLRRVVRDEAAAASTESRLWARVTGGMTKLDGISTGAQALNVETDAYGLAVGAESMLGDWKLGGAFTAGTGDTDNDDVAAKDEFDFYGLSFYGKKSIGAYDVLFDATAAWVKSDLKVNGVADLTTDTTTSVYGLGAEVRRTADLGAVKLTPFVGANLYYVTSDGYTTNHGVRVDDADATAVEFPIGAELSAAFDTAGGMRLLPAFSLAVVPTAGDTEVDQTVAFAGATSSYRFTFADDVKVRSNLALTAEAGDFAFGLKAGYEWGDGERGATTFSLNAAYRF; via the coding sequence ATGGCCTCCGGCTCGGCCTTCGCACAGGATTACATCGAGCAGTACCCCGTCGACTCCAACTGGCAGCTGACCGTCGAGGCCTCGACTAATCCCGGCTCCGCCTGGGGGAATTTCACCCTCTCGAGTGCTTCTCAACCCCAAGACAATACCGACGCCGTCATCGACCTCACGTTCACCGACGATCTTTACGCCAAGGTGAACGCCATGAATGAAACGATGGGCAAGTGGGGCAGCCTCAACGAAGGAAAGAATGAAGATTACTGGTCGACGGTTTCCGGACTTCATTTCTACGGGACCGATTCCGCTACCTACGCCACACTCGACCTCGATTTGACGGCCAAGACCACGGACGCGTCGGAAGGCTCCTACGATCTGGTTGGGCTCTACCTGGCCGGTGTGGGCGATTTGACGGTCGGTGCTGCCGAGGGCGAGCCCGAAGGAACAACGAACATCACCGTCACGGGCAACTACGACGTTCCCGTCTCTACGCACAATCCGGTTGCGACGGTTATCGGTCTTATGGCCGAAGCCGACGGCCCGATTCAGAACGAACAAGAAATCGTCACCTTCAATACCCGGACGACGAACATCAAGGCGTCCGCAACGGGCAAGAACCTCATTCCCGTCGGCCTCTACATGAGGAACGGTTCGCACGAGCCCGTCATCGAGTTCAACGGCAACGAAACGACGATTGCCGCAGCGAGCACCGCGGGCAACGCGATCGGCGTGTTTGTCCAGCAAGACGACTTGACGGACGATCCGAATCCTGTCTCGGGCATCCTGGGTCTCAAGAGCACCACAACGACGATCACGGCCGAAGCTTCCAAAGCAATCGGCCTCTGGGCGCTGGGTGACAACACGGTTAATGTCGGGGGCGACCTCAAGGTGACGGTTCAGGGCGACAACTACGCCCTCTGGTTCGGGAGCGACGCCGAAGCTCGCAGCGAATCCTCGGGACTGGCGGACGCCTTCCGCGACATCATGAACACCTGGAGCTGGAGCCGTCCGCAACTCGGCAAAACGACCTTCCGCGTGCTTGAGGGTGCCTCCGCCACGCTCAACGGCCGGGTGCACTTTGATAAGAGCGCCGCAATTCTCCTTGGCGGCGACATGACCGTGAACGGCAAGTTCACGCTTCTCGGCACCATCGACGGCGTCGAAGGGGCCGATTCGAAGACCGTGCTCGGGAACCTCACGCTCACGCAGGGCGGCACGATCGGCGCTGCGACCGGCGCGGGCTCCCTCGACCTGACGGCGAACCTCGCGAAGCTTGCGGTGTCGGGCGACCTCACGGCGCAAAACGCCACGATCAACGCCGACGAATTCACGCTCGAAAACGGCACGCTCGACAACCTGAGCGCCGAAATCAACGGCACCAAAGCCACGCTCGGCGACGGTGCGAAGCTCGTCAACAAGGGCGGCTTCCACTACGACACCATCGTGCTCGGTGCGGGTTCGACCTACCTCGAAGAAGAAGACGAATTCTTCGATGCCGAGGGCAACCTCGGGATCGAACTTGCGGCCGACGAAGGCACGCTCGAATTCGCGGGCGGCAAGCTCGGCGCGATCGGTGCCGAATCGAAGGCGCTCACGCAAATCCGCTTCGCCGACGAGGCTCCCAATCAGAGCAGCAACTCCGACCTCACCCTGGTCCGCTTCAGCGCGAATTCATCCTACGCCCTTGACGACGTGACGTTCGCGCAAACGAAGGAAGATCGTCTTTCGGGCCTTGAGGTGACGGACGGTGCGAAGCTTGCCGTCAAGTCCTTCACGGCCGGCAACGGGAAGGCGTTCGTTAAGCAGGGCGGCGCCCTTTCGATCGACAAGCTCACCTCGACGGGTAACTTCGCGATGACGGTCCGCGATACGGGCCTTCTCACGATCGACGAGTTCGTCGGCTCCGAAGGCAGTCACTTCACGCTCGCGGAAGGTGCGGCCAACATCGGTACGCTCGACCTGACGAAGGGCGTTCTTGAAGTGGGCTCGAAGGGCAAGCTGAGCACGACGACGGGCGAAGTCTTCACGATCGCGCTGAACGCGGACGGCACGAACATCGCCGAAGCGAACGCGCTTAAGTACTCCACCGACAGTCTCGTCTTTGCCGAAGGCGGCAAGCTTGCGCTGACCGACGCCAAGTTCAATAAGGGCTACGCCGACACGGCGACGGACGTCTTCACGACGGCCTACAAGGGCGGGGCGATTACCTTCACGGGTACTCTCGTCGACGCCTCGGGCAACGTTGAAGAGTCGGTTGACATCGGCGACGTCAACGACGGTCAGATCTTCGAGAAGACCGACGTGACGGCCAAGGCCGACGAAACCGGCAAGGTTGAAGTCGACAAGTCCTTCGGCGGCCGCACGCTGCAGTTGGGCAAGGGCGTCGCGTCCGTCGACGTGACGAACGGCAACACCCTCACGCTCGTGGGCTCTGCGGAAGGCGGCGAACTCGTTGCCTATGAAGGCGACAAGGCGCCCGCTCTCAACGTCGCTGGCGGGCTCGCCCTTGGGAGTGAGACCGCCGACGTGAAGGGGTCGATCAGCGCTGCGATCGACCTGTCCGGCAAGGACGGCCTCACCGTCAAGAACGGCTCCTTTACGCTTGCGGACGTCACCGTCTCGGGCGAAACGAAGCTCGATGCCGGCAAGGCCGGGAAGCTCGATGTGACGTCCTTGAAGCTTGCAAACAACGTTGACGTTCTGGGTAACGTCAACGTTGGCACGCTGACGGTTTCGCAGGCTGCCGACCTCAGTGTCGAAAGCGGCAACCTGACGGTTGCGAAGGGTTCGCTCAAGAACGTCGCCGTTACGGTGGGCGCTCAGGCGGCTGCCGCTTACGCCGCGGCGGACGAAACCCCGGCCGCCTCTTCGACCGACGCGACGACCTTTGCGTTCGGCGGCAAGACGGTTGACGGGTCGATCAGCGCGAACGCGAACGGCGTCGTTGCGATCGGCACCACAGACCTCACGGCCTTCCACGCGGTCTTCTCCGAAGAGTTCGGTACATGGAGTGCCGGCACGGCCGCCGCTTTCGTGGCGGGTCCCGTGACGGTTGAAAAGACGGGTTCGCTCCTTGTGGGCGCCGCTGCCGGCACGAACGCTCAGGTCGCCTTCGGTAAGGATTCGGTCCTCGTGGCGGACATCACCGGCATGACGGCTGAGGACACCCTCATCACGGCCGATTCGTTCGACGTGGCGAAGGAATCCGTCGCCTACCTCGTCGGCTCCGTCAAGGACGGCGTTGCTACCTACAAGCTGACGTCCGATACGAATCCGGATGCCAAGTACTGGAACAGCAAAGAGACGCTCAAGAGCGGTTCGGCCATGCTCGAAGTCGCTTTCGACGACAAGGGTAACTGGACCGTCGCGAACGTCAATGCGCCCGAAGCCTACGGGAACCTCATGCAGGGTCATGCGCTTGCCGATGCGGGCTACCGCAGCCAAGGCGCCGAACGCGACTACGCACAGGCTCTCTTGACCGACACGACGGGTCTTTCGAACGCCGCCGTCGCTGCGCGCTTTGATGCGGCCATGAACCCGGGCGGGTCGCTTGCGGTCTTCACGACCGCCTACGACCGTGCGTCCGATCTGCGTCGCGTCGTTCGCGACGAAGCGGCCGCCGCTTCGACCGAGTCCCGTCTCTGGGCTCGCGTTACGGGCGGCATGACGAAGTTGGACGGCATCTCGACGGGCGCTCAGGCGCTCAACGTTGAAACCGACGCCTACGGTCTTGCGGTCGGTGCCGAAAGCATGCTGGGCGACTGGAAGCTCGGCGGCGCCTTCACGGCAGGTACGGGCGACACCGACAACGACGACGTTGCGGCGAAGGACGAGTTCGACTTCTACGGTCTCTCCTTCTACGGCAAGAAATCGATCGGCGCTTACGACGTGCTCTTTGACGCGACTGCGGCTTGGGTGAAGTCGGACCTTAAGGTCAACGGCGTTGCCGACCTCACGACCGATACGACGACCTCCGTCTACGGACTCGGGGCCGAAGTGCGTCGTACGGCCGATCTCGGCGCCGTGAAGCTCACGCCTTTTGTCGGCGCGAACCTCTACTACGTGACCTCCGACGGCTACACGACCAACCACGGCGTGCGCGTCGACGACGCGGACGCCACGGCGGTCGAATTCCCGATCGGGGCCGAGCTCTCGGCTGCGTTCGATACGGCGGGCGGCATGCGTCTTCTTCCGGCCTTCTCGCTGGCGGTCGTTCCGACCGCGGGCGACACCGAAGTCGACCAGACCGTCGCCTTCGCGGGTGCGACGAGCAGCTACCGCTTCACCTTCGCCGACGACGTGAAGGTCCGCTCCAACCTCGCCCTTACGGCCGAGGCGGGCGACTTCGCCTTCGGTCTCAAGGCGGGTTACGAATGGGGCGATGGGGAGCGCGGAGCGACCACGTTCTCGCTCAACGCCGCTTACCGCTTCTAA
- a CDS encoding ABC transporter ATP-binding protein produces the protein MILEVCRGTYAWPNHPPVFKDVSFRFDTEAFDGRGGILSILGPNGAGKTTLLKTMLGLLPFTSGHSELNGRRVADWPAREFWQCVGYVPQAKAGGFAPLTLAELVVLGRSARIGPFAVPGRRDWETVDRVMEAVGIAHLRTRRTNEVSGGQLQLAMVARALAVEPELLVLDEPESNLDFRNQMLVLDVIERLVDRGLSVVINTHFPAHATELSDRVLLLPRGEAPIFGPTAETITEENLTRLFGVQVRIREVPTPEKIVTCVAAVKLDDAP, from the coding sequence GTGATTCTCGAAGTTTGCCGCGGCACCTACGCGTGGCCGAACCATCCCCCCGTCTTCAAGGACGTCTCCTTCCGATTCGATACGGAAGCTTTCGACGGACGCGGCGGGATTTTGAGCATTCTCGGACCGAACGGTGCGGGAAAGACGACGCTCCTCAAAACCATGCTCGGACTCCTTCCCTTTACTTCCGGGCACTCGGAACTCAACGGGCGGCGCGTCGCCGACTGGCCCGCGCGCGAATTCTGGCAGTGCGTGGGCTACGTCCCGCAGGCCAAGGCCGGGGGCTTTGCGCCGCTCACGCTTGCCGAACTCGTCGTCCTCGGCCGCAGCGCCCGCATCGGCCCCTTTGCCGTTCCGGGGCGCCGCGACTGGGAAACGGTCGATCGGGTGATGGAAGCGGTCGGGATCGCGCACCTGCGCACGCGCCGCACGAACGAAGTTTCGGGCGGGCAGCTGCAACTTGCCATGGTGGCGCGCGCCCTCGCCGTGGAGCCCGAACTTCTGGTGCTCGACGAGCCCGAGAGCAACCTCGACTTTCGCAACCAGATGCTCGTTCTCGACGTCATCGAGCGACTCGTCGATCGGGGACTCTCGGTCGTTATCAACACGCACTTTCCCGCCCACGCGACGGAACTCTCCGACCGCGTGCTCCTTTTGCCGCGCGGCGAAGCGCCGATTTTCGGGCCCACCGCGGAGACGATCACCGAAGAGAACCTCACGCGCCTCTTCGGCGTACAGGTGCGCATCCGCGAGGTGCCTACCCCCGAAAAAATCGTGACGTGCGTGGCGGCCGTGAAGCTTGACGACGCGCCGTGA
- the leuD gene encoding 3-isopropylmalate dehydratase small subunit: MEKFTTLTAVAAPLARANVDTDQIIPKQFLLAVDRKGFGKHLFHNDRWLDAEETRENPEFVLNREPFRHAQILVARENFGSGSSREHAPWALLDFGLRAIIAPSFADIFRNNALGNGLLTVTLPEAVVEKMLTELDRALGTPVTIDLERETVEFKGETFPFSIDPFRRSMLLKGLDAIDLTLEASSAIDDYETRAPAWVRLDGAKR; encoded by the coding sequence ATGGAAAAATTCACGACGCTCACCGCCGTTGCCGCGCCGCTCGCCCGCGCGAACGTCGACACCGACCAGATCATCCCGAAGCAGTTTCTCCTTGCGGTCGACCGCAAGGGTTTCGGCAAGCACCTCTTTCACAACGACCGCTGGCTCGACGCGGAAGAGACGCGGGAGAATCCCGAGTTCGTGCTCAACCGCGAGCCCTTCCGTCACGCGCAAATCCTCGTCGCCCGGGAAAATTTCGGGAGCGGCTCCTCGCGCGAACACGCCCCGTGGGCACTTCTCGACTTCGGGCTGCGCGCGATCATCGCGCCCTCCTTTGCGGACATCTTCCGCAACAACGCCTTGGGGAACGGCCTCCTCACCGTGACGCTTCCCGAAGCGGTCGTGGAGAAGATGTTGACCGAACTCGATCGCGCTCTGGGCACGCCCGTGACGATCGACCTCGAACGCGAGACGGTTGAATTCAAGGGCGAAACCTTCCCCTTTTCGATCGACCCCTTCCGTCGGTCGATGCTCTTGAAGGGGCTCGACGCGATCGACCTGACGCTTGAAGCCTCAAGTGCGATCGACGACTACGAAACCCGCGCTCCGGCCTGGGTGCGACTCGACGGGGCGAAGCGCTGA
- the leuB gene encoding 3-isopropylmalate dehydrogenase yields MRHHTFTVLAGDGIGPEIMREALKAVEAAAQREHFTYTATEALVGGAAIDAVGTPLPEATLEACDRAEAILFGSVGGPKWDHLPHKDRPEAGALLPLRKRYGLFCNLRPARFFPGLEGLSPLRADISAAGCDLVVVRELTGGIYFGTPKGREGAGANEKAFDTEVYSRREIERIARAAFETARLRRRAVTSIDKANVLASSVLWRETVERVAADYPDVALSHLYIDNATMQLIKAPSQFDVVLCSNMFGDILSDECAMITGSMGMLPSASIGESGFGLYEPAGGSAPDIAGRNIANPIAQILSAALMLRYSLGETGAADRIERAVSRVLASGVRTGDIARAGEATVSCSAMGDAIAAAIQEERDESETTGEA; encoded by the coding sequence ATGCGACACCATACTTTCACCGTTCTCGCGGGCGACGGCATCGGCCCCGAAATCATGCGCGAAGCCCTGAAGGCCGTCGAGGCCGCCGCCCAACGCGAACACTTCACCTACACGGCCACCGAAGCCCTCGTCGGGGGCGCCGCGATCGACGCGGTGGGGACGCCTTTGCCCGAAGCGACGCTCGAAGCCTGCGACCGTGCGGAAGCCATCCTTTTCGGGAGCGTCGGCGGCCCCAAGTGGGACCACCTTCCCCACAAGGACCGTCCGGAAGCCGGGGCGCTCCTGCCGCTTCGCAAGCGCTACGGGCTCTTTTGCAATCTGCGTCCGGCGCGCTTTTTCCCGGGGCTCGAAGGCCTCTCTCCTCTGCGCGCGGACATTTCCGCCGCGGGGTGCGATTTGGTCGTCGTGCGAGAACTCACGGGCGGGATCTACTTCGGCACCCCCAAGGGGCGCGAAGGCGCAGGGGCGAACGAAAAGGCCTTCGACACCGAGGTCTACAGCCGTCGCGAAATCGAACGCATCGCCCGTGCGGCCTTTGAAACGGCGCGCCTGCGCCGCCGCGCGGTGACGTCGATCGACAAAGCGAACGTCTTGGCCTCGTCCGTCCTCTGGCGGGAAACGGTCGAGCGGGTGGCCGCGGACTACCCCGACGTCGCGCTCTCGCACCTCTACATCGACAACGCGACGATGCAGCTCATCAAGGCGCCGTCGCAGTTCGACGTCGTCTTGTGCTCGAACATGTTCGGCGACATCCTCTCCGACGAGTGCGCCATGATCACGGGCTCGATGGGGATGCTCCCGTCGGCTTCGATCGGCGAATCGGGTTTCGGTCTTTACGAACCCGCGGGCGGGTCCGCCCCCGACATCGCCGGGCGCAACATCGCAAACCCCATCGCGCAGATCCTCTCCGCCGCCCTCATGCTTCGCTACTCCCTCGGCGAAACGGGTGCCGCCGACCGGATCGAGCGCGCGGTCTCGCGGGTGCTCGCTTCGGGCGTTCGCACGGGCGACATCGCCCGCGCGGGCGAAGCAACGGTGAGCTGCTCGGCGATGGGCGACGCCATTGCGGCCGCCATCCAAGAAGAGCGCGACGAATCCGAAACGACCGGGGAGGCCTGA
- the leuC gene encoding 3-isopropylmalate dehydratase large subunit: MGKTLYEKVFDAHVVAERPGELPLLYIDRHLVHEVTSPQAFAGLRAAGRKPRRPDLMLATMDHDISTESPSLEACSPMARTQVTTLIENCREFGVTLYGLGHPRQGIVHIVGPQTGFTLPGTTLVCGDSHTATHGAFGALAFGIGTSEVEHVMATQTLKQQRLKTMRIRCTGRLGRGVSAKDLILAVAGRLTTAGGTGYAVEFAGEAVEHLSMEGRMTLSNMAIEMGAKVGMIAPDETTFAYLKGRPFAPEGKAWDEALAYWKTLRTDDDAVFDAEIEIDAGSLEPQVTWGTNPGQECAVTGRVPDPSAMQDAVEAASASAALAYTELRAGAPLIGTPVDTVFIGSCTNGRIEDFRAAAEIVRGRRVAPGVRALAVPGSMEVRAAAEAEGLADIFKAAGFEWRLPGCSMCLAMNDDKAQPGSRVASTSNRNFVGRQGYGSRTHLMSPASAAAAAVTGVISDPREFLN; this comes from the coding sequence ATGGGTAAGACACTCTACGAAAAGGTTTTCGACGCCCACGTCGTCGCGGAACGTCCCGGGGAATTGCCGCTTCTTTACATCGACCGCCACCTCGTTCATGAGGTGACAAGCCCGCAGGCCTTTGCGGGTTTGCGCGCCGCGGGGCGCAAACCCCGTCGGCCCGACCTGATGCTCGCCACCATGGACCACGACATTTCGACCGAGTCGCCCTCTTTGGAAGCGTGCTCCCCCATGGCGCGCACCCAGGTGACGACCCTGATCGAAAACTGCCGCGAATTCGGCGTCACGCTCTACGGGCTCGGGCATCCGCGTCAGGGGATCGTGCACATTGTGGGACCCCAGACGGGCTTCACGCTCCCCGGGACGACGCTCGTGTGCGGCGACTCCCACACCGCCACCCACGGCGCGTTCGGGGCGCTTGCCTTCGGGATCGGCACGTCGGAAGTCGAACACGTGATGGCCACGCAAACCCTCAAGCAGCAGCGCCTCAAGACGATGCGCATCCGCTGCACGGGCCGCCTCGGGCGGGGCGTTTCCGCCAAGGACCTGATTCTTGCCGTGGCGGGTCGCCTCACGACCGCGGGCGGCACGGGCTACGCCGTCGAATTCGCTGGGGAAGCCGTCGAACACCTCTCGATGGAAGGCCGCATGACGCTCTCCAACATGGCGATCGAAATGGGTGCCAAGGTGGGGATGATCGCCCCCGACGAGACGACCTTCGCCTACCTAAAAGGCCGTCCCTTCGCCCCCGAAGGGAAAGCCTGGGACGAGGCGCTCGCGTACTGGAAGACCCTGCGCACGGACGACGATGCGGTGTTCGACGCGGAAATCGAAATCGATGCGGGAAGTCTTGAGCCTCAGGTCACCTGGGGAACGAACCCCGGACAGGAATGTGCCGTGACGGGGCGCGTGCCCGACCCGAGTGCAATGCAGGACGCCGTCGAAGCGGCGAGCGCGAGCGCCGCCTTGGCCTACACCGAACTCCGAGCGGGCGCCCCCTTGATCGGCACGCCCGTCGACACCGTCTTCATCGGCTCCTGCACGAACGGGCGCATCGAAGACTTCCGAGCCGCGGCTGAAATCGTACGCGGTCGGCGCGTGGCGCCGGGCGTTCGGGCGCTCGCCGTTCCGGGCTCGATGGAAGTGCGCGCCGCGGCCGAGGCCGAGGGTCTTGCCGACATCTTCAAGGCGGCGGGCTTCGAGTGGCGTCTTCCGGGCTGCTCGATGTGCCTTGCGATGAACGACGACAAGGCGCAGCCCGGCTCGCGCGTCGCCTCGACTTCGAACCGCAACTTCGTCGGTCGTCAGGGGTACGGGAGCCGCACGCACCTCATGAGTCCGGCGAGCGCCGCGGCCGCGGCCGTTACGGGCGTCATCTCCGACCCGCGCGAATTCTTGAACTGA